CACCCCTGATCGAGGTAGATGACGCCGCCATCGGAAGGCTGCGGCGCGAGTTCGCCGGACGAGGAGCGCACCGAGACGGATCCGAACAAGTAGAACGCGAGCGCACAGGCCCAATAAAGTGCCAACGCCAGAGAAGCGGCCATGCAAAGAACTTTCGGCATTCGCGGCATGAGAACCTCCAAGAGGGATAAGGGGGGAAAACCTGCGCTTGTTCTGCGCTTACTAAAGTGGATACCAAACGGGAGTCGCCGCCGCCATTGTACTTTGGTGCAATTCCAGCTGGCGTGCCCCAGCTATGCCTGGACTTTGGTAGGGTCGAGATCTGGAGGCAGAGCCTATTGGGGTTGTAAGCCCAAACCCCCGAAAATTCCGCCATCCCAACTCCAGCCCCGCCACGATCGCATCCAGGTAGATGAGCTGTCCGTCACCACGGAAGCGTAGTGCCCGTTCAGGTGGGCGTGGCGCCACGCCGCCGCCAGCTTCTTGACCAGCGCCAGGGGCTTTCGCGTTGCCGCTCGCCCCGGAGACCAGAAAAAACCGGAGGCTGGAAGAAAGCGTCGACGACGTTTGGCTTGATCCCGCCTTACCCTGAGGAGCTGGAGCAACGCAAGGGCGAGAGCCGATTGGTTGCCGCGCAGACTTTTTGCTGGAACAGGGGTCGCCGCCCTGATTGCCTCCGATTTTTTCTGGTCTCGCGTGATGGACTGACGGAAACGGCCAAACTCCGCTACCGTTTCCGTTAGGCAACCGCAATTTGCTCGCGCGCCAAGGCCTCCTTCACCGCCACCGCGAGATCGCTTCGCAGCTGAGCCAAGTTCTCGTGGCCATCCGTCCAAGCGCGAAGTTGAAAGGTGACCGCCCCGGCGCTGAAGCTCACGACGTGGGCTTGCGGCAAGGGTGCCTCCGCCACCCCCGGCTTGGCCGCGACCGTCGTTTTCAACACTTCCATCACGCGTGCGGGATCGGCGCCCGCGGTGGTGATCACCCCTTTCAAGTCGATATTATCTTTGATGGCGAGGCTCAACGGCTTACGATTCTTCCTGTTTTCAGAGGGCGGCCAATAATCGATGAACGCGCGATCGTGAGCGCCCGCCACCGGGCGCACCGGCAGAATCGAGCAGCCGCCGAGGCAGCTCAGCAACGAAATACCCGCCAGAATCCATTGAGCGGTGACGCAGCGACGCGCTTTCATCGGTTGAGCAGCACGCGGCCGGATCGGGGCGCCGAGAGAGCGACCTCGATCCCGCAAGCGACGGCAGTTCTGGAATGGGATAAAGCCGGAGCTATCTCAGGCCCGCGTTAAAACCCCTACCTCCAGCCCGCAATACACAGCAGAAATAAGAAGCCGCTGGATAGAACGATCAAAGTCATCATACCGGTTCCTCCCAAGCCGCAGGGCGCGCCGTTAAGTAGGAAGTGAAGGGCGGTTTAACACGGCCCCCCACGATGCGGGAACCCTACCGCGATCTTCCCACCTCCCTTTAAGCATTTATCTTCACCGGCTTTACGCCGAAACTAAACGGTCCTCACCGCAATGGCTATTGGACCTTGGTTCAACCCGAAGACCCCCGTGAAGCAGTTCAGTCCGGTCAAGG
This genomic stretch from Verrucomicrobiota bacterium harbors:
- a CDS encoding mechanosensitive ion channel, producing the protein MKARRCVTAQWILAGISLLSCLGGCSILPVRPVAGAHDRAFIDYWPPSENRKNRKPLSLAIKDNIDLKGVITTAGADPARVMEVLKTTVAAKPGVAEAPLPQAHVVSFSAGAVTFQLRAWTDGHENLAQLRSDLAVAVKEALAREQIAVA